One Thermicanus aegyptius DSM 12793 DNA segment encodes these proteins:
- the hisF gene encoding imidazole glycerol phosphate synthase subunit HisF, with product MLAKRIIPCLDVKEGRVVKGVQFLRLSDAGDPVELARRYSLEGADELVFLDISASHEGKKTMVDVVRKTAAEVNIPFTVGGGIRDVEGMRELLLAGADKVSINTSAVLHPELITEGARKFGSQCIVAAIDAKWDGEKERWEVYTHGGRRATGLDAVAWAKQVEALGAGEILLTSMDTDGRKDGFDLPLTRRVAEEVGIPVIASGGAGTPEHFAEVLTAGKADAALAASVFHYGLIRIAEVKEKVRERGVEVR from the coding sequence ATGCTGGCGAAACGAATTATACCCTGTCTTGATGTAAAAGAGGGACGGGTGGTAAAGGGGGTTCAGTTCCTCCGGCTTAGCGATGCCGGAGATCCGGTGGAGCTGGCCCGGCGCTATAGCCTGGAAGGGGCGGATGAACTCGTCTTCCTCGATATCTCCGCCTCCCATGAAGGAAAGAAGACGATGGTGGATGTGGTCCGAAAGACGGCTGCGGAGGTCAATATCCCTTTTACCGTGGGTGGCGGAATCCGCGATGTGGAGGGGATGAGGGAGCTCCTCTTGGCGGGGGCGGATAAGGTATCGATCAATACCTCCGCCGTCCTCCATCCCGAACTGATTACCGAGGGGGCGAGGAAGTTCGGTTCCCAGTGCATTGTGGCCGCCATCGATGCCAAATGGGACGGGGAAAAGGAGAGATGGGAGGTTTATACCCATGGAGGAAGGAGGGCCACCGGGTTAGATGCCGTCGCCTGGGCGAAACAGGTGGAGGCATTGGGAGCCGGAGAGATCCTTCTCACCAGCATGGATACGGACGGGCGCAAGGATGGATTCGACCTGCCCCTCACCCGTCGGGTGGCGGAAGAGGTGGGGATTCCGGTCATCGCCTCGGGAGGGGCCGGTACTCCGGAACATTTTGCGGAGGTGTTAACGGCAGGGAAGGCCGATGCCGCCTTGGCCGCCTCTGTTTTTCACTACGGTTTGATTCGCATTGCAGAAGTAAAAGAAAAAGTGAGGGAAAGGGGAGTTGAGGTGCGATGA
- the hisIE gene encoding bifunctional phosphoribosyl-AMP cyclohydrolase/phosphoribosyl-ATP diphosphatase HisIE — translation MIDLERIKWDEQGLIPAVVTDAVTKEVLTLAYMNRRSLEKTIETGETWFYSRSRRSLWHKGETSGNLQKVVSISLDCDGDALLVKVRPAGPACHTGEWSCFHQALWGDEPEEKLPDVLAQLERTVAEREKERPEGSYTTYLFEKGLDKILKKVGEETSEVIIAAKNRSPEELRYEVSDLLYHLFVLLREQGLPFEKVLEELKGRMKPEEKRKG, via the coding sequence ATGATCGATCTTGAACGGATAAAATGGGATGAACAGGGCCTCATCCCCGCGGTTGTAACCGATGCCGTTACAAAGGAAGTTCTCACCCTGGCCTATATGAACCGCCGGTCCCTGGAGAAAACCATAGAAACCGGAGAGACCTGGTTTTACAGCCGTTCCCGCCGGTCCCTCTGGCATAAAGGGGAAACCTCCGGAAATCTGCAAAAGGTGGTCTCCATCTCCCTCGATTGTGACGGGGATGCTCTCCTGGTGAAGGTAAGGCCGGCAGGCCCGGCCTGTCATACGGGGGAGTGGAGTTGTTTCCATCAGGCATTGTGGGGGGATGAACCGGAGGAGAAGCTGCCCGATGTGTTGGCCCAATTGGAACGGACGGTGGCGGAGCGGGAGAAGGAGCGGCCGGAGGGCTCCTATACCACCTACCTCTTTGAAAAAGGGTTGGACAAGATCTTAAAGAAGGTGGGGGAGGAGACGAGCGAAGTCATCATTGCGGCGAAGAACCGAAGCCCAGAGGAACTCCGTTATGAAGTTTCCGACCTCCTCTACCATCTCTTTGTCCTCCTGCGGGAGCAGGGGCTTCCTTTTGAGAAGGTGTTGGAAGAACTAAAAGGAAGGATGAAACCGGAGGAGAAACGGAAAGGCTAA